Proteins encoded together in one Thermococcus barophilus MP window:
- a CDS encoding MraY family glycosyltransferase — translation MIWVLAFIGLSLSLILTFYSANIMKKAGIVGKDIHKLDKPEIPEMGGIAILISLSVVLTPVLTGNLSTVLLVFLLFGVVGIIDDLTNLRQSHKVLLSLLISLPLLSLKVSSGLNLLLFTINLKTLYYLFAVLFVTASANLVNMLAGFNGLEVGTSAIALLFLGLITSGDARALAFVGFAVALGFLWWNKYPAKVFPGDTGTLSLGALIGLVGILGKVEIFAAILLVPHMIDFLLKTKIKFKGRPLGRTEILEDGTLKAPPYLSFLGLIMRAKRVKEYELVAIVWAIEAILGFVVLLLHQSL, via the coding sequence ATGATTTGGGTATTGGCATTTATAGGGTTATCCCTCTCGCTGATTTTGACCTTCTACTCTGCCAATATAATGAAAAAAGCTGGAATAGTTGGGAAGGACATACATAAGCTGGATAAGCCAGAAATTCCTGAAATGGGAGGAATTGCAATTTTAATCTCTCTTTCAGTAGTCTTGACACCTGTTTTAACTGGTAATCTGTCAACAGTGTTGCTGGTATTTCTCCTTTTTGGAGTGGTAGGGATAATTGATGATTTAACGAATCTCAGGCAGTCTCACAAAGTTCTGCTCTCTCTGCTGATCTCTTTACCTCTATTGAGCTTAAAAGTAAGCAGTGGTCTTAATCTTCTGCTCTTTACGATTAATTTGAAGACACTATACTATCTGTTTGCTGTCCTATTTGTGACAGCTTCTGCAAATCTTGTTAATATGCTTGCAGGTTTTAATGGGCTTGAAGTTGGGACTTCCGCAATAGCCTTGCTCTTTTTGGGATTGATAACGTCAGGGGATGCTCGAGCGTTGGCTTTTGTGGGATTTGCTGTTGCTCTTGGGTTCTTATGGTGGAACAAATATCCAGCAAAGGTCTTCCCTGGAGATACTGGAACCCTTAGTCTGGGAGCCCTTATAGGATTAGTTGGGATACTCGGCAAAGTTGAGATCTTTGCGGCAATCCTCCTTGTCCCTCACATGATTGATTTTCTTCTAAAGACGAAAATAAAGTTCAAAGGGCGACCGCTGGGCAGAACAGAGATCTTAGAAGATGGTACCTTAAAAGCACCACCGTATCTAAGCTTCTTGGGTTTAATAATGAGGGCAAAAAGGGTAAAGGAGTATGAGCTTGTTGCAATTGTGTGGGCAATTGAGGCTATTCTCGGCTTCGTTGTGCTTCTTCTTCATCAATCACTTTGA
- a CDS encoding HAD-IA family hydrolase codes for MDIRLAIFDLDGTLIGAPMTFTEIKEKLREKLLEIGIPQEIIGDLTPMYENLFRIAEETGKDVNGLKKLLEELEVKRVYESFLFEGTKEILEFLKSQGIKLAIMTRNCRDATLKALEMHGIKDYFELILTRDDVSWREVKPNEMHIKRILEHFKVPSTKTVVIGDHGYDIIPAKKVGALSILITEHESGRMSFSIEEKADFEVPTMRELLSLFRRILNAYVVVPAYNEEHTIGKVLDDLLRYFKSEHIIVVNDGSRDKTEEIAKNRGVRILTHLVNRGLGGALGTGIRYALFKGAELIITFDADGQHLVEDALRVMKPVAEGKADLAIGSRLRGDISQMPFIKRFGNFVLDAITAVFAGRYVSDSQSGLRCFNRKCASKIKITCDRYAVSSEIIIEASKNKCRIVEVPIRAIYTEYAMKKGTNVFEGIKIALNLLFDKLR; via the coding sequence ATGGACATAAGATTGGCAATATTTGATCTCGATGGAACTCTCATAGGTGCCCCCATGACTTTCACGGAGATCAAGGAGAAGCTGAGAGAAAAACTTCTTGAAATTGGTATTCCTCAAGAAATAATAGGCGATCTAACGCCTATGTATGAAAACCTTTTCAGGATTGCGGAAGAAACTGGAAAGGACGTCAATGGGTTAAAAAAACTGCTTGAAGAACTGGAAGTTAAAAGGGTGTATGAAAGCTTTCTGTTCGAGGGCACAAAAGAGATTCTGGAGTTCCTAAAGAGCCAGGGAATAAAATTGGCAATTATGACAAGAAACTGCAGAGATGCAACACTTAAAGCTTTAGAGATGCATGGGATAAAGGATTATTTCGAGCTTATCCTCACACGGGATGATGTCTCCTGGAGAGAAGTTAAGCCGAATGAAATGCACATTAAAAGAATCCTTGAACATTTCAAAGTTCCTTCCACAAAGACCGTTGTTATTGGTGACCACGGATACGATATTATTCCAGCAAAAAAAGTTGGGGCATTGAGCATTCTGATAACAGAACATGAAAGTGGAAGAATGAGCTTTTCCATTGAAGAAAAAGCAGATTTTGAAGTTCCAACTATGAGGGAACTCTTATCTCTCTTTCGCAGAATTTTAAATGCATATGTTGTTGTTCCAGCATACAATGAGGAGCATACAATTGGAAAAGTCCTTGATGACCTTTTAAGATACTTTAAATCGGAACATATAATTGTAGTTAACGATGGCAGCAGGGATAAAACAGAGGAAATAGCGAAAAACAGAGGTGTCAGGATTCTAACACATCTCGTTAACAGGGGACTTGGAGGGGCACTCGGGACGGGAATAAGGTATGCTCTCTTCAAAGGAGCAGAGCTTATAATAACCTTCGATGCAGATGGGCAGCACTTAGTCGAAGATGCACTAAGGGTCATGAAACCTGTAGCTGAGGGCAAAGCTGACTTAGCCATTGGTTCGAGACTTAGAGGAGATATAAGCCAAATGCCCTTTATAAAGCGCTTTGGAAACTTTGTTCTTGATGCAATAACTGCGGTCTTTGCTGGCAGATATGTCAGTGACTCCCAAAGTGGATTAAGGTGCTTTAACAGGAAGTGTGCTTCCAAAATTAAGATAACATGTGACCGCTATGCAGTATCAAGTGAAATAATAATTGAAGCAAGCAAAAACAAGTGCAGAATTGTGGAGGTTCCAATTAGAGCAATTTATACTGAGTATGCTATGAAGAAAGGGACAAATGTATTTGAAGGCATTAAAATAGCTTTAAATCTGCTTTTTGATAAATTGAGGTGA
- a CDS encoding DUF2304 domain-containing protein — protein MLAVQYIAIVTILGLMIYVLSKYGRRELEWKDFLFWEILLLIMLIITLKPIEISLEIKRVLGLGRGLDALFVVAIGISYLMIFKVYLAVDKAEREITELTRKIAIELREINEKLEEIKKKS, from the coding sequence ATGTTGGCGGTTCAGTATATAGCAATTGTAACAATCCTCGGTTTAATGATTTATGTTTTAAGCAAATATGGGAGAAGGGAACTGGAGTGGAAGGATTTTCTGTTCTGGGAAATCCTGCTTTTGATAATGCTGATAATTACCCTCAAACCAATTGAAATTTCACTTGAGATCAAGCGGGTTCTTGGACTCGGCAGGGGTTTAGATGCCCTCTTTGTTGTAGCAATTGGAATAAGCTACTTGATGATATTCAAGGTATATCTTGCAGTTGATAAGGCAGAAAGGGAGATAACAGAGCTTACAAGAAAGATTGCAATAGAGCTGAGGGAAATAAATGAGAAGTTAGAAGAGATAAAGAAAAAAAGTTAA
- a CDS encoding deoxycytidylate deaminase, which translates to MKVEIVLDEKKAERIKKIRPTKDEYFMLIAKLVSLRATCPRLRVGAVAVKDGYILATGYNGAPRGMDHCIDVGCLIVDGHCHRAVHAEQNVIAMAARKGISLEGATLYVTHFPCDTCFKLLVNAGIKEIVYEEMYPNKATEILLKEAQEKGMIKIRQFKLPKERVKAFLEELFANEFCDKD; encoded by the coding sequence GTGAAGGTTGAGATTGTTTTAGATGAGAAAAAAGCAGAGCGAATTAAAAAAATCCGCCCTACAAAGGATGAATATTTCATGCTGATAGCAAAGCTTGTTTCGCTTAGGGCAACGTGTCCAAGGTTAAGAGTTGGTGCTGTTGCTGTTAAAGATGGATACATCCTTGCAACAGGTTATAACGGAGCTCCAAGGGGCATGGATCACTGCATTGATGTTGGTTGTTTGATAGTGGATGGGCATTGTCACAGAGCAGTTCATGCTGAGCAGAACGTCATAGCAATGGCTGCAAGAAAAGGGATAAGCCTCGAGGGAGCAACGCTTTACGTTACCCACTTTCCATGTGATACTTGCTTTAAGCTTTTGGTAAATGCTGGGATAAAGGAGATTGTTTACGAGGAAATGTATCCGAACAAAGCTACGGAGATTCTGCTTAAAGAAGCTCAGGAAAAAGGTATGATAAAAATTAGGCAGTTTAAGCTCCCTAAGGAAAGAGTTAAGGCTTTCTTAGAGGAGCTGTTTGCGAATGAATTCTGTGATAAGGATTAA
- a CDS encoding M48 family metallopeptidase, which translates to MLRLIILAQILITVLYLGKFGLVVVFGSASMLLLMYLWVTRHSLKREHSKLKWEDMPWLYDGIARMANKAGIGMPYVYILDDYIPNAYSFGNSIVLSLGLFEVLDREQILGVAAHEIGHIKNGDTLIFPIIAYGRYFMLFLAGAISLIVHSTIAVLASLGLYMLYEIERLKFLKEREFKADETALYLLDRPFSLKEALEELKYYEDLRINVRASALPGIEPNIERKQKKSFMDTHPSYDERIWRILAEIEGAMFRDTLK; encoded by the coding sequence ATGCTGAGACTCATAATCTTGGCTCAGATTTTGATAACTGTCTTATATTTGGGCAAATTTGGGTTAGTTGTTGTATTTGGCTCCGCTTCTATGCTTCTCTTAATGTATTTGTGGGTAACCAGACACTCTCTTAAGAGGGAACACTCCAAGCTTAAGTGGGAGGACATGCCTTGGCTGTATGATGGTATTGCCAGAATGGCTAATAAAGCGGGAATTGGGATGCCCTATGTTTACATCCTTGACGATTATATCCCAAACGCCTATTCGTTTGGCAATTCGATTGTGCTTTCTTTGGGATTGTTTGAAGTATTGGACAGAGAGCAGATCTTAGGTGTTGCCGCCCATGAAATCGGACATATTAAAAATGGTGACACCTTAATATTCCCTATTATAGCATATGGTAGGTATTTCATGCTTTTTTTGGCTGGGGCAATTTCATTAATTGTGCATAGCACAATTGCTGTACTTGCATCGCTGGGGCTTTATATGCTTTATGAAATTGAGAGGCTTAAATTCCTCAAAGAGAGGGAGTTCAAGGCTGATGAAACAGCGTTATATCTATTAGACAGACCCTTTTCGCTTAAGGAAGCTCTTGAGGAGCTGAAGTATTATGAAGACCTGAGAATAAATGTTAGAGCTTCAGCTCTGCCAGGGATAGAGCCCAATATTGAAAGAAAACAAAAGAAAAGTTTTATGGACACTCACCCAAGTTATGATGAGAGGATATGGAGAATACTTGCAGAGATTGAAGGGGCTATGTTTAGGGACACCCTTAAGTGA
- a CDS encoding BlaI/MecI/CopY family transcriptional regulator — translation MEPHEFKLNEEGLRAVLPPLEAEIMEYMWKVKIATAGEVYEHMKERHPEMRRSTVSILMNRLCERGLLKRSVETGRGGMRYVYSITTTREEFEKRIVETILNALMNNFKEATFAYLSKIKK, via the coding sequence ATGGAGCCCCATGAATTTAAGCTAAATGAAGAGGGACTGAGAGCAGTTCTGCCACCGTTAGAGGCGGAGATTATGGAGTATATGTGGAAGGTAAAGATAGCCACAGCTGGAGAGGTTTATGAGCACATGAAGGAGAGACATCCAGAAATGAGGCGCTCAACGGTCAGCATACTTATGAACCGTCTTTGTGAACGCGGGCTTTTAAAGAGAAGTGTTGAAACTGGCAGGGGCGGGATGAGGTATGTGTACAGCATAACAACGACAAGAGAGGAATTTGAAAAGAGGATCGTTGAGACAATACTAAACGCGCTTATGAATAATTTCAAAGAGGCGACATTTGCATACCTTTCGAAAATAAAGAAGTGA
- the pyrH gene encoding UMP kinase: protein MRIVFDIGGSVLVPDKPDIDFIKKLAYQLVKISEDHEVAVVVGGGRVSREYIKAAKTFTPNETFKDYIGIHITRANAMLLIAALGEKAYPFVVQDFRKAWEVIQLKKIPIMGGTHPGHTTDAVAALLAEYLQADLLVVITNVDGVYDSDPRENPNAKKLRKITTAQLVEIAMQGESKAGGSSVVDALAAKFIQRGKIRTYVVGKNDAVNLFDVIRGKHNGTIVEPEP from the coding sequence ATGAGGATAGTCTTTGATATTGGAGGCTCTGTTCTTGTTCCTGATAAACCCGATATTGATTTTATCAAAAAGCTTGCTTACCAGCTCGTCAAGATAAGCGAAGATCATGAAGTTGCTGTTGTTGTTGGAGGTGGAAGGGTTTCAAGAGAATACATCAAAGCGGCAAAAACATTTACCCCAAACGAAACATTCAAAGATTACATAGGAATTCACATCACAAGGGCAAATGCCATGCTCCTTATAGCGGCTCTTGGAGAGAAGGCTTACCCTTTCGTTGTTCAAGACTTCAGAAAAGCCTGGGAGGTCATACAGCTCAAAAAGATACCAATCATGGGTGGAACCCATCCAGGACATACAACAGATGCCGTTGCTGCTCTTTTGGCTGAATATCTTCAGGCTGATTTGCTTGTCGTGATTACAAATGTTGACGGCGTTTATGACAGCGATCCAAGGGAGAATCCAAATGCCAAGAAGCTCAGGAAGATTACAACCGCTCAGCTCGTCGAAATTGCCATGCAGGGAGAGAGCAAAGCTGGAGGGAGCAGTGTGGTTGATGCTCTCGCTGCTAAGTTCATCCAAAGAGGGAAGATCAGGACATATGTTGTTGGCAAAAACGATGCGGTAAACCTCTTTGATGTCATCAGAGGGAAGCACAACGGAACAATTGTTGAGCCTGAACCTTAG
- a CDS encoding NAD(P)/FAD-dependent oxidoreductase, which translates to MRIVVIGSGTAGSNFALFARKLDRKADIIVIGKEKTMQYSPCALPFVLSGKIPKLEDIVVFPNSFYEKQKIQLMLETEAKEIDRERKVVITDKGEVPYDKLVLATGSRAFVPPIKGVENEGVFTLKSMDDVRKIKAYIEERKPKKAVVIGAGLIGLEGAVAFRELGMEVLVVELLEHLLPTMLDKDMARIVQQHLEEKGISFKFGVGVSEIIGSPVKAVKIGDEEIEADLVLVATGVRANIDLAKKAGLKVNKGIVVNEYLQTSDPDIYAIGDCAEVFDAVTGERTLSQLGTTAVRMAKVAAENVFGKNVRFKPVFNTAITELFDLEIGTFGMTEERAKREGINVVVGKFKGSTKPEYYPGGKPIHVKLIFRKEDRKLIGAQIVGGERVWGRIMTLSALAQKGATVEDVVYLETAYAPPISPTIDPITVAAEMALRRFK; encoded by the coding sequence ATGAGAATTGTTGTTATAGGTTCTGGAACAGCTGGGAGCAACTTCGCGCTTTTTGCAAGAAAACTTGACAGGAAGGCTGATATTATTGTCATCGGGAAGGAAAAGACCATGCAGTACTCACCATGTGCCCTGCCGTTTGTTCTCAGCGGAAAAATCCCAAAGCTTGAGGACATAGTTGTCTTTCCAAACAGCTTTTACGAGAAGCAGAAAATCCAGCTGATGCTTGAGACAGAGGCAAAAGAAATTGACAGAGAGAGAAAGGTTGTAATAACAGACAAAGGAGAGGTTCCCTACGATAAGCTCGTCTTGGCAACGGGTTCAAGAGCCTTCGTGCCTCCAATAAAAGGGGTTGAAAATGAGGGTGTCTTCACACTCAAAAGCATGGATGATGTGAGAAAAATCAAAGCCTACATCGAGGAGAGAAAGCCGAAGAAAGCTGTTGTTATCGGGGCTGGTCTTATAGGGCTGGAGGGAGCTGTAGCATTTAGGGAGCTCGGTATGGAGGTTCTGGTTGTAGAGCTTTTAGAGCATTTACTGCCAACCATGCTCGACAAGGATATGGCAAGGATTGTGCAACAACATTTAGAAGAAAAAGGCATAAGCTTTAAATTCGGTGTTGGAGTGAGCGAGATAATTGGAAGCCCAGTTAAAGCTGTCAAGATTGGAGACGAAGAAATCGAAGCTGATCTCGTTCTTGTAGCTACTGGGGTTAGAGCTAACATCGATTTAGCTAAAAAAGCAGGTCTCAAAGTCAACAAAGGAATAGTTGTAAATGAGTATCTACAAACCAGCGATCCAGATATTTATGCCATAGGAGACTGTGCAGAGGTCTTTGATGCAGTAACAGGTGAACGAACCCTCAGTCAGCTCGGCACAACTGCTGTGAGGATGGCAAAGGTTGCTGCTGAAAACGTCTTCGGCAAAAACGTGAGGTTCAAGCCCGTGTTCAACACAGCAATAACAGAGTTGTTCGACCTCGAAATTGGAACCTTTGGAATGACAGAAGAGAGAGCTAAGAGAGAAGGTATAAACGTTGTTGTTGGAAAGTTCAAAGGCTCAACTAAGCCAGAGTATTATCCCGGAGGAAAGCCAATCCACGTTAAGCTGATTTTCAGAAAAGAAGACAGAAAATTAATTGGAGCCCAGATAGTCGGTGGTGAGAGGGTTTGGGGCAGAATAATGACCCTCTCTGCTTTAGCGCAGAAAGGTGCAACGGTTGAGGACGTAGTTTACCTTGAAACTGCTTATGCTCCGCCGATAAGCCCGACGATTGATCCAATAACCGTCGCAGCAGAGATGGCATTAAGGAGATTTAAGTGA
- a CDS encoding RNA 2'-phosphotransferase, which translates to MISLLFTLSSGEPSMRDIYIHNGKFTEEHKGELFLNGRKRVKLSKLMTYILRHSPWEFDLNPDDFGFIELDEFIKALKSVYPWVKEEHVRAVAELDPKGRFEIREDKIRARYGHSYEVFLDHEEDTESRTLYHGTPRKNLDSILKEGLKPMKRRFVHLTKDKTEAYYTGLRHGKDVVILVIDAECLRRKGYRIYKAGKNVRIVKYVPPECIVLWE; encoded by the coding sequence GTGATTTCCCTTCTTTTTACACTCTCTTCTGGTGAACCTTCAATGAGGGACATCTACATCCACAACGGCAAATTTACAGAAGAGCATAAAGGTGAGCTGTTCTTGAACGGTCGGAAAAGGGTAAAGTTAAGCAAGCTCATGACTTACATTTTGAGACACTCTCCGTGGGAGTTCGACCTCAATCCAGATGACTTCGGATTTATTGAGCTTGACGAGTTCATTAAAGCCCTTAAAAGTGTTTATCCCTGGGTTAAAGAAGAGCACGTCAGAGCTGTTGCTGAGCTTGATCCTAAGGGACGCTTTGAGATTAGGGAAGATAAAATCAGAGCACGCTATGGACACAGCTACGAAGTGTTTTTAGATCACGAGGAAGATACGGAAAGCAGAACCCTTTATCACGGAACACCACGGAAAAATCTGGACAGCATTCTGAAAGAAGGATTAAAGCCCATGAAGAGGAGGTTTGTTCACCTAACAAAGGATAAAACCGAAGCATACTACACAGGCTTAAGACACGGAAAAGATGTCGTAATTCTGGTCATTGATGCAGAATGCTTAAGGAGAAAGGGCTACAGGATATACAAAGCCGGTAAAAACGTTAGAATTGTTAAATACGTCCCACCCGAGTGCATAGTGCTGTGGGAATAA
- a CDS encoding MFS transporter: MKREKAVMQALRERVGKFNTKQKRRKNIVLFAIGMFLANVSWGMAFPYLSVYMRIIGGTMLFVGLLSVVFNITSTVFQYPFGYLSDRTQKRKPFIAFGVFSSGLIYVFMALVSSPILLLTLRAFQGALTSAMMPAHSALISELSTKVGSAFGFFSSVENAGYMLGNFLGSFIVEYFGIKGAFFVAFLFATLGTLFVLMISERVRPKKRDFGIIAVQEGRESDKVIFEGAAFRKFMRGNLRTFYISMLLVMIASGEVYSVLSVYFGELFGEKWVGVLFGIDSLAAAVSAVFIGRLIDRYGAKLFYVLSIAGYMAVFVGYIFATSLWLMVAICMVSGIKWSMTVSSASTYVALKVKTSEKAQAMGLLNAMMSLGWAIGPMLGGYLAGINFKLMFLSTLVPLSLALILAFKLQ, translated from the coding sequence ATGAAGAGGGAGAAGGCAGTAATGCAGGCGCTAAGAGAAAGGGTGGGCAAATTTAACACAAAGCAGAAGAGAAGGAAGAACATTGTCCTATTTGCTATCGGGATGTTTCTTGCAAATGTTTCTTGGGGCATGGCCTTTCCCTACCTGAGCGTCTATATGAGGATAATTGGGGGCACAATGCTCTTCGTTGGTCTCTTAAGTGTGGTGTTCAACATCACCTCAACAGTCTTTCAGTACCCATTTGGATATCTCTCAGATAGAACTCAAAAGAGAAAACCTTTCATAGCTTTTGGAGTCTTTTCCTCTGGTTTGATTTATGTTTTTATGGCTCTGGTCTCTTCACCAATCCTGCTTTTAACTTTGAGAGCTTTTCAGGGAGCTTTGACTTCAGCCATGATGCCTGCTCATTCGGCTCTAATCTCGGAGCTCTCAACTAAAGTTGGCTCAGCCTTTGGGTTCTTTAGCTCAGTTGAAAACGCTGGATACATGCTTGGGAACTTTCTTGGGAGCTTTATTGTAGAATATTTTGGAATTAAAGGAGCATTTTTTGTTGCGTTCTTATTTGCTACCCTTGGAACGCTGTTTGTTCTGATGATAAGCGAAAGGGTGAGGCCTAAAAAGAGGGACTTCGGTATAATAGCAGTTCAAGAGGGAAGGGAAAGCGATAAGGTTATCTTTGAAGGTGCAGCTTTTAGAAAGTTTATGCGTGGAAACTTGAGGACTTTCTATATCTCTATGCTTCTGGTGATGATAGCGTCGGGGGAGGTGTATTCAGTTTTATCGGTTTACTTTGGTGAGCTTTTTGGAGAAAAATGGGTTGGGGTACTCTTTGGAATTGATTCGTTAGCTGCTGCCGTAAGTGCTGTCTTCATAGGAAGGCTAATAGACCGGTATGGGGCAAAGCTTTTCTACGTTTTGTCAATTGCCGGGTATATGGCCGTTTTTGTTGGCTATATCTTTGCTACAAGCCTTTGGCTTATGGTTGCGATTTGTATGGTCTCTGGAATCAAGTGGTCAATGACCGTCAGCTCTGCCTCGACATATGTGGCATTAAAGGTCAAGACAAGTGAAAAGGCTCAGGCAATGGGGCTTTTAAATGCTATGATGAGCCTTGGATGGGCAATTGGACCAATGCTTGGAGGATATTTAGCTGGAATTAACTTTAAACTGATGTTCCTTTCGACTTTGGTTCCCCTCAGTCTCGCTCTTATTTTGGCGTTCAAACTTCAGTAA
- a CDS encoding C69 family dipeptidase, with translation MCDILVATPDATKEEIMIFAKNSDRDPNEAQILEFLPRQKHEEEKVKLTYVEFPQVKETYAVILSRPWWMWGAEMGANEFGLVIGNTAVFTKLKVPERGILGMDMIRLALERTKSSREALDFIISLIEKYGQGGNGSYEHKLLYHNSFIIADKNEAWVVETADKHWVAKQIKDVYSISNALTIENEWDLASESIEKLAKERPNFNFAKYFSDRFYTHFAHGRERRNFTYKKLSEKKGEITLEYMMQILRSHQAEDFEPAKGSMRDICMHFGGLTRPSQTASSQISELYDDLPVHWFTGTSLPCLSIFKPIYFESGIPDLGEKPTNRYNPNSYWWRFELFHRKFQMNYKAYIEEFAKERKELQKKIIERERQVRENPSPEELRTLTEWAFEEEKKLIDKWNAKVKPGKLPFLYRRNWKKVNVRAGIKL, from the coding sequence ATGTGCGACATATTAGTTGCCACTCCAGATGCCACTAAAGAGGAAATAATGATTTTTGCCAAAAACAGCGATAGAGACCCAAATGAAGCCCAAATTCTGGAGTTTCTTCCAAGGCAGAAACATGAAGAAGAAAAGGTTAAGCTCACCTATGTTGAATTCCCGCAAGTTAAGGAAACCTACGCCGTAATCCTCTCGCGCCCCTGGTGGATGTGGGGAGCAGAGATGGGAGCCAATGAATTCGGTCTTGTAATTGGAAACACAGCTGTATTTACAAAGCTGAAAGTTCCCGAGAGAGGAATTTTAGGCATGGATATGATACGCTTAGCTTTAGAGAGAACAAAATCAAGCAGAGAAGCTTTGGATTTCATAATTTCACTAATTGAAAAGTATGGCCAAGGAGGAAACGGGAGCTACGAGCATAAACTTCTGTATCACAACTCCTTCATAATCGCTGATAAAAACGAAGCATGGGTTGTTGAAACCGCAGATAAGCACTGGGTTGCCAAGCAGATTAAAGATGTTTACTCCATCTCAAACGCCCTCACCATAGAGAATGAGTGGGATTTGGCATCGGAGAGCATTGAAAAGCTTGCAAAGGAAAGGCCAAACTTCAACTTTGCTAAATATTTTTCCGACAGATTTTACACCCACTTTGCTCACGGCAGGGAGAGGAGAAATTTCACATATAAAAAGCTCAGCGAGAAGAAAGGGGAAATAACCCTCGAATATATGATGCAGATTCTTCGCTCTCACCAAGCTGAAGACTTTGAGCCTGCCAAAGGTTCTATGAGGGATATATGCATGCACTTTGGAGGCTTAACGAGGCCGTCTCAGACAGCCTCATCTCAGATATCAGAGCTTTATGACGATTTACCTGTGCACTGGTTCACGGGGACTTCACTTCCATGTTTAAGCATCTTTAAGCCAATATACTTTGAAAGCGGAATCCCAGATTTGGGGGAGAAGCCGACGAACAGGTACAATCCAAACAGCTACTGGTGGAGATTTGAGCTCTTCCACAGAAAGTTTCAGATGAACTACAAAGCCTACATAGAGGAGTTTGCTAAAGAAAGGAAAGAACTGCAGAAGAAGATAATCGAGAGGGAAAGGCAAGTTAGAGAGAATCCATCTCCAGAGGAGCTCAGGACTTTAACAGAGTGGGCTTTCGAGGAGGAGAAGAAGTTGATTGATAAGTGGAACGCAAAGGTTAAGCCGGGGAAGCTGCCGTTTTTATACAGGAGGAACTGGAAGAAGGTGAATGTGAGGGCGGGGATTAAACTCTAA
- the galT gene encoding galactose-1-phosphate uridylyltransferase has protein sequence MRELRYNPLTGQWIMVSAVRKKRPWRPKNFCPFCPGGEETGFGWEVLLLPNKFPMLDFKAEKPQNEDFYKKARAIGQCSVIVETPEHNLKDLDELSLEQMVKVVELWKNVTMELKDNPHVAYLAIFRNKGEEIGVSLTHPHGQLYALPFIPLKARLKIENSRKHYRRFGECLFCRILREEMQSERAIYENGSFMLFMPFFANWPFEIHIYPKKHVQWLTQLNSEEIEDLADILRVATATLNALFERQMPYVMNVYQAPFKGHYDFYHLHIEFYPMLRDRNKLKYAAGIELGTWEFTYDGVQEENAQKLREACKKILERVEAKGRCFRV, from the coding sequence ATGAGGGAGCTCCGCTACAATCCGTTAACGGGTCAATGGATAATGGTTTCTGCCGTGAGAAAAAAGAGACCCTGGCGTCCTAAGAATTTCTGTCCTTTCTGTCCGGGGGGTGAGGAAACTGGTTTTGGCTGGGAGGTTCTTCTTTTGCCGAATAAGTTTCCGATGCTTGATTTCAAAGCGGAAAAGCCTCAAAATGAAGATTTCTACAAAAAAGCCAGAGCTATCGGGCAGTGCAGCGTTATAGTGGAAACTCCGGAGCATAATCTGAAGGATTTGGACGAGCTTTCTCTGGAGCAGATGGTTAAGGTTGTTGAATTATGGAAAAATGTAACTATGGAATTAAAGGATAATCCTCACGTTGCATACCTTGCAATCTTTCGAAATAAGGGTGAAGAGATCGGTGTTAGCTTAACACATCCACATGGACAGCTCTATGCTCTGCCGTTTATCCCCCTAAAGGCCCGCCTGAAAATTGAGAACTCAAGGAAGCATTACAGGCGCTTTGGTGAGTGTCTCTTCTGCAGAATTCTAAGAGAAGAAATGCAGAGTGAGAGGGCTATTTATGAGAATGGAAGCTTTATGTTATTCATGCCGTTCTTCGCTAACTGGCCCTTTGAAATTCATATCTATCCAAAGAAGCACGTGCAGTGGCTGACGCAATTGAATAGTGAGGAGATTGAAGATTTAGCCGACATTTTAAGGGTTGCAACGGCAACGCTCAACGCTCTCTTTGAAAGGCAGATGCCCTACGTGATGAACGTCTATCAGGCGCCGTTTAAAGGTCATTATGATTTTTATCACCTTCACATCGAGTTTTATCCCATGCTAAGGGATAGAAATAAGCTGAAATATGCTGCAGGCATTGAGCTCGGCACTTGGGAGTTCACCTACGATGGAGTTCAGGAGGAGAATGCTCAAAAGCTAAGAGAAGCCTGCAAGAAAATACTGGAGAGAGTTGAAGCTAAGGGGAGATGTTTTAGAGTTTAA